The following proteins are co-located in the Eriocheir sinensis breed Jianghai 21 chromosome 1, ASM2467909v1, whole genome shotgun sequence genome:
- the LOC127009998 gene encoding potassium channel subfamily K member 6-like, with protein MTMLFSRQGCCAPREYEVLGGDEEVGSGETDVLVRESICEDEEELRTSLRSLRERDNVGVWGRGRERWADVAFLGYVGLYWGFLFLGALFFSHIEGPIEDGMIRKIVESKEEFLKRHPCVSDSALEDLIVEIITANNRGVSAAKNTAGEHNWSFGQSFFFSSTIVTTIGYGHVHPLSEGGKIFCIIYAIIGIPMTFILLTALVERLLLPTTWLLYWLNSKLGHLYQPFNIRVFHLTIIGSITFGFFMVVPAFIFAKLEPGWNFLDSLYYCFISLTTIGLGDYIPGDAPNQPMRALYKVCITAYLLLGLTFVMLLLHLYNDIPQLNLGHFLLRGIDANTGDPERMRLSGTGGVAPKYTQHNDQPVRQNVKVVSRPVDSPSPEEDTTPVHAQMPPIIPPANQGTG; from the exons ATGACCATGCTGTTCTCGCGCCAAGGCTGCTGCGCCCCGCGGGAATACGAAGTCCTGGGGGGCGACGAAGAAGTTGGCAGCGGGGAGACCGATGTGTTAGTGCGGGAGAGTATctgtgaggacgaggaggaacttCGCACAAGCCTTCGAAGCCTCCGGGAGCGTGATAACGTGGGCGTGTGGGGGCGTGGGCGTGAGCGGTGGGCGGACGTGGCGTTCCTGGGCTATGTGGGCTTGTACTGGGGGTTCCTCTTCCTCGGGGCGCTCTTCTTCTCGCACATCGAAGGGCCAATTGAGGACGGGATGATACGGAAAATTGTGGAGAGCAAAGAGGAGTTCCTGAAGCGACATCCGTGtgtatcag ACTCAGCCCTCGAGGACCTCATAGTGGAGATCATCACAGCGAACAACCGCGGCGTGTCTGCTGCTAAGAACACTGCCGGGGAGCACAACTGGTCCTTCGGGCAGAGCTTCTTCTTCTCCAGCACCATCGTCACCACTATag GTTACGGCCATGTCCACCCACTGTCTGAGGGCGGCAAGATCTTCTGCATCATCTACGCCATCATCGGTATCCCCATGACCTTCATCCTGCTGACGGCCCTCGTTGagcgcctcctcctcccaaccaCCTGGCTGCTCTACTGGCTAAACTCCAAGCTGGGCCATCTCTACCAG CCGTTCAACATCCGCGTGTTCCACCTCACCATCATCGGCTCCATCACCTTCGGGTTCTTCATGGTGGTGCCGGCGTTCATCTTCGCCAAGCTGGAGCCTGGCTGGAACTTCCTTGACTCCCTCTACTACTGCTTCATCTCCCTCACCACCATCGGCCTCGGAGACTACATCCCCGGCGACGCCCCAAACCAGCCCATGCGAGCGCTCTATAAAGTCTGCATCACGG CGTACCTCCTACTGGGCCTGACCTTCGTGATGCTGCTGCTGCACCTCTACAACGACATCCCTCAGCTCAACCTAGGCCACTTCCTGCTGCGGGGCATCGACGCCAACACAGGCGACCCCGAGAGGATGAGACTGAGCGGCACAGGAGGTGTAGCCCCTAAATACACACAG CACAATGACCAGCCAGTCCGCCAGAATGTCAAGGTGGTGTCCCGGCCAGTTGACTCCCCCAGCCCCGAGGAGGACACCACCCCCGTCCACGCCCAGATGCCCCCCATCATCCCCCCCGCCAACCAAGGCACTGGTTAA